One window from the genome of Mucilaginibacter ginsenosidivorans encodes:
- a CDS encoding VOC family protein — translation MANIEYPKVAHGRICYVEIPAQDINISSAFYQKIFGWNIRTRSDGRIAFDDGIGKVSGTWVQGREPAAQPGLIVSIMVDDIEATMQAIISAGCSIVNKIQIGETEFVAWFADPAGNVLGLYQHPGGGHGKICYLEIPAADINKSVEFYKAIFPWQIRSDNHGNAAFDDVIGNVSGMWAGHVKPAPSGLVVYTMVDSVAETVEKIVAHGGAIVKPPRGNSKEDDAIFSDPEGNIMGIGQE, via the coding sequence ATGGCGAACATCGAATACCCTAAAGTTGCCCACGGGCGGATATGTTACGTAGAGATACCGGCGCAGGATATTAACATTTCATCAGCTTTTTATCAAAAGATATTCGGCTGGAACATCAGGACACGAAGCGATGGCCGCATAGCTTTTGACGATGGTATCGGCAAAGTAAGCGGCACCTGGGTACAAGGCAGAGAACCCGCAGCACAGCCCGGTTTGATCGTATCCATCATGGTTGATGATATTGAAGCAACTATGCAGGCCATAATTTCGGCCGGGTGCAGCATTGTGAACAAGATACAGATAGGCGAAACGGAGTTTGTTGCCTGGTTTGCCGACCCGGCAGGGAATGTACTTGGCCTATACCAGCATCCCGGTGGCGGGCATGGCAAGATATGTTACCTCGAGATACCAGCTGCCGACATAAATAAGTCGGTTGAATTTTATAAAGCTATTTTCCCGTGGCAAATACGAAGCGATAATCACGGTAATGCCGCTTTTGATGACGTTATCGGTAACGTAAGCGGCATGTGGGCCGGCCACGTTAAGCCGGCGCCATCCGGCCTGGTTGTTTATACCATGGTGGACAGCGTCGCCGAAACGGTGGAAAAGATAGTGGCCCATGGCGGCGCCATAGTTAAACCGCCCCGCGGTAATTCCAAAGAAGACGACGCTATATTCAGTGACCCGGAAGGGAATATCATGGGTATAGGACAGGAGTGA
- a CDS encoding CoA-binding protein, producing MEQTIEQQMRSAKTILLVDWPEQRVPRALLNAGFSVFGYSPEGYSVASIADEKPGKADGRTVFQPGKEGEKSFLVFESTGERPSSVDIVNVYRPEAEHAAILEKQVLTTGARVMWLQPPATSAAVKDIAAANHIILIEGVDIADLAAKILNYGEHRIP from the coding sequence ATGGAACAAACAATTGAACAACAAATGCGGTCGGCTAAGACGATCTTGCTCGTCGACTGGCCCGAACAACGCGTTCCGCGTGCTTTGTTAAATGCCGGTTTCTCCGTTTTTGGGTATAGCCCCGAAGGGTATTCCGTAGCAAGTATTGCTGATGAAAAGCCAGGCAAAGCGGATGGACGTACCGTTTTTCAACCGGGAAAGGAAGGCGAAAAAAGCTTTCTTGTTTTCGAAAGTACCGGGGAACGGCCCAGTTCGGTTGATATTGTGAATGTGTACCGGCCCGAAGCCGAACACGCCGCCATACTGGAGAAGCAGGTTTTAACCACCGGTGCCCGGGTAATGTGGCTTCAGCCCCCCGCAACTTCCGCTGCGGTAAAGGATATCGCGGCAGCAAATCATATCATATTAATTGAAGGAGTAGACATTGCTGACCTAGCAGCTAAAATTTTAAATTATGGCGAACATCGAATACCCTAA
- a CDS encoding helix-turn-helix transcriptional regulator: MKNNIRVERAIKDITQADLAEAVNVSRQTINTIESNKYVPSTVLALKIARVFGKPLEEIFILEEGD, from the coding sequence ATGAAAAATAATATACGTGTGGAACGCGCAATCAAAGATATCACACAGGCCGACCTTGCCGAGGCGGTAAATGTATCGCGCCAAACCATCAATACCATCGAAAGTAATAAATATGTACCTTCAACGGTACTGGCGCTGAAGATAGCCCGGGTTTTCGGCAAACCGCTGGAAGAGATATTTATATTGGAAGAAGGGGATTAA
- the rimM gene encoding ribosome maturation factor RimM (Essential for efficient processing of 16S rRNA) translates to MTIDDSFKIGTILKTKGLKGELQMYVAFDNLELIDFNAIFVDMAGKLVPYFVESVKYQGHNNTANLFLEDLDTIEKASRLVKKDVYLPNKLKPKKKKGDFTLADLLGFTAVDENEGELGEITHIQELPQQFIATVHYKNCEVLFPLNGEIIKSIDVVKNIVLVDLPEGLLDIYLD, encoded by the coding sequence ATGACGATAGACGATAGTTTCAAAATAGGCACCATTTTAAAAACCAAGGGTTTAAAGGGCGAACTGCAAATGTACGTAGCCTTTGACAACCTGGAACTGATCGATTTTAATGCCATATTCGTCGATATGGCGGGTAAGCTGGTGCCCTATTTTGTCGAGTCGGTTAAATATCAAGGTCATAACAATACCGCCAATCTTTTCCTGGAGGACCTGGATACCATTGAAAAAGCATCCAGACTGGTTAAGAAAGACGTTTATCTCCCTAATAAACTGAAACCAAAAAAGAAAAAAGGGGACTTCACCCTGGCGGACCTGTTAGGTTTCACCGCTGTCGACGAAAACGAAGGTGAGCTGGGCGAGATCACCCACATCCAGGAGTTACCCCAGCAGTTCATAGCTACCGTACACTATAAAAATTGTGAGGTGCTGTTCCCCCTCAACGGCGAGATCATCAAAAGCATTGACGTAGTGAAGAACATCGTTCTCGTCGATCTGCCCGAGGGCTTGCTGGATATTTACCTTGACTAA
- a CDS encoding 30S ribosomal protein S16 — MATKIRLQRHGKKGKPFYYIVVADARAPRDGRFIERLGSYNPNTNPATIDINFDKTLDWVNNGAQPTDTCRAILSYKGVLYKKHLQGGLKKGALTEEQVESKFQAWLDQKEGKITGKKENLGKAKEDARKAALAAEAKKKEERAAAIAAKNTPPAEEVEVAEEETEAPVAEAETEAPAAEAAPEADASAEAESAE; from the coding sequence ATGGCAACTAAGATCAGACTGCAAAGACATGGTAAAAAAGGAAAACCTTTTTACTATATCGTAGTGGCAGATGCGCGTGCTCCAAGAGATGGCCGCTTCATTGAGCGTTTAGGTTCATACAACCCAAACACCAACCCTGCTACAATTGACATTAATTTTGACAAAACCCTTGATTGGGTAAACAATGGCGCACAGCCAACTGATACCTGCCGTGCGATATTGTCGTACAAAGGCGTTTTGTACAAAAAACATTTACAGGGTGGCCTTAAAAAAGGTGCTTTGACCGAAGAACAGGTCGAGTCTAAATTCCAGGCATGGCTTGACCAGAAAGAAGGCAAGATCACAGGTAAGAAAGAAAACTTAGGCAAAGCTAAGGAAGATGCCCGCAAGGCTGCTTTAGCCGCTGAAGCTAAAAAGAAGGAAGAAAGAGCCGCTGCAATAGCTGCAAAAAATACTCCTCCGGCTGAAGAAGTTGAAGTTGCTGAAGAAGAAACCGAAGCACCTGTTGCTGAGGCCGAAACTGAAGCTCCTGCCGCTGAAGCCGCACCGGAAGCTGATGCCTCTGCAGAAGCTGAAAGCGCCGAGTAA
- a CDS encoding 5' nucleotidase, NT5C type: MEQKIRLAIDMDEVLADTIDKFIEVYRQDHQTEILLEEMSGKEFHELLPDTLNDSWRTYVNAPGFFRDLKVMPGAQDVVKELCTKYDVYVVSAAMEFKNSLVDKLDWLGDHFPYIGWKNIIFCGNKIVDVGIMIDDRIRNFAGFQGRPILFSSPHNHFVTEYERANNWAEIADKLL, translated from the coding sequence ATGGAACAAAAAATACGCCTTGCAATAGATATGGACGAGGTTTTGGCCGATACCATTGACAAGTTCATCGAGGTTTACCGGCAGGATCATCAAACCGAAATATTACTGGAAGAAATGAGCGGCAAAGAATTTCACGAGTTGCTGCCCGACACTTTGAACGACAGCTGGCGCACTTATGTGAACGCGCCCGGCTTTTTCCGCGACCTGAAAGTGATGCCCGGAGCGCAGGATGTGGTAAAAGAGCTTTGTACCAAATACGATGTATACGTGGTCTCAGCCGCGATGGAGTTCAAAAATTCCCTGGTGGATAAGCTCGACTGGCTGGGCGATCACTTTCCCTATATCGGCTGGAAAAACATTATTTTTTGCGGTAACAAGATAGTAGATGTAGGAATCATGATCGACGACCGCATCCGTAACTTCGCGGGTTTTCAGGGCCGGCCCATCCTGTTCTCTTCGCCGCACAATCACTTTGTAACCGAATACGAAAGGGCCAATAATTGGGCCGAAATTGCCGATAAATTACTCTGA
- a CDS encoding PAS domain S-box protein yields the protein MLTDLLAALNDCVWAFDETTQNYLFISPSVHTILEYSSKDIGQNKDFWNKVIDPRDHDEVIEKINKATTDEWLDLTYRAITKSGKIKWINHKRRHLSDSSNGHDVILNVIKDISDQKAINYRMQDSLGDFNILFNDNPTPMWIYELPTLRILKVNASATRHYGYSEQEFLSMTIRDIRPRFDLAKFNEYLYKKGIPESRLDGFNSAGVWRHQNKKGDILYAEVTGHEIKYDNHSCRVIIALDVTEKVTQQEEMKRREQFLTSLIDSQTNFLLRIDTSGIITFANRQFLKLLGYKKSEIINKHFSVITPVSDIKLCEDALKSCIKNPGKVIRLEHGKLDKEGKVHQTKWEFISITGNDGEVTDIQGVGQDLTPVSEIEVNAQKAAEETAWTKNNLEALINNTENFIWSINRDGRYVYMNTAYRNRINDTMGIMPKEGDDAYVHSGHTEKVRSEWHQYYERALSGERYITRHESPDRQSGKISFFEVSFNPIYKQAKDEIIGVGCFARDITEMLRTEEALLDQNERLRNIASLSSHELRRPVASMLGLMNIMDYENFSNPENEQIIKHLFTVTQEIDEVIRLIVNKTFIDNKFSL from the coding sequence ATGCTTACTGATCTTCTTGCGGCGCTTAACGACTGTGTCTGGGCCTTTGATGAAACTACGCAAAACTACCTGTTTATCAGTCCAAGTGTGCATACCATCCTGGAGTACTCATCAAAAGATATCGGGCAGAATAAAGATTTCTGGAATAAGGTTATTGATCCGCGCGACCATGATGAAGTAATTGAAAAGATCAATAAAGCTACCACTGACGAATGGCTCGACCTTACTTACCGGGCAATTACCAAAAGCGGCAAGATCAAGTGGATAAATCACAAACGCAGGCATCTGAGCGACAGCTCAAACGGGCATGATGTGATCCTGAATGTGATCAAAGACATTTCGGACCAAAAGGCCATCAATTACAGGATGCAGGATTCGCTGGGCGATTTTAACATCCTGTTTAATGACAACCCTACGCCCATGTGGATATACGAATTACCCACATTGCGTATATTAAAGGTTAACGCTTCGGCAACACGCCATTATGGGTACAGCGAGCAGGAATTCCTGAGCATGACCATACGCGATATACGCCCGCGGTTCGACTTGGCAAAATTCAACGAATACCTATACAAAAAAGGCATACCAGAAAGCAGGCTCGACGGCTTTAACAGTGCGGGGGTATGGCGTCACCAGAATAAAAAAGGCGATATACTTTACGCTGAAGTTACCGGCCACGAGATAAAATATGATAACCACAGCTGCAGGGTGATTATTGCCCTTGATGTTACTGAAAAAGTAACGCAACAGGAGGAAATGAAACGCCGCGAACAGTTCCTGACCTCGCTGATAGATTCCCAAACCAATTTCCTTTTAAGGATAGATACGTCCGGTATCATCACGTTCGCCAACAGGCAATTTTTGAAATTATTAGGTTATAAAAAATCCGAGATCATCAATAAGCATTTCTCCGTAATTACACCAGTAAGCGATATAAAACTTTGTGAGGATGCGCTGAAAAGTTGCATCAAAAACCCAGGAAAGGTCATCAGGCTGGAACATGGTAAGCTTGATAAAGAAGGAAAAGTGCACCAAACCAAATGGGAGTTTATATCGATAACCGGCAATGACGGCGAAGTAACCGATATACAAGGCGTGGGGCAAGACCTGACGCCGGTATCAGAAATTGAAGTTAATGCCCAAAAAGCGGCCGAAGAAACAGCCTGGACCAAAAATAACCTCGAGGCGCTTATCAACAACACCGAAAACTTTATCTGGTCGATAAACCGGGATGGCCGGTACGTGTATATGAACACCGCTTATCGTAATCGCATTAACGATACTATGGGTATAATGCCCAAAGAAGGGGATGATGCATATGTTCACTCGGGCCATACCGAAAAGGTACGCAGCGAGTGGCACCAATATTACGAGCGCGCATTGTCGGGTGAACGATACATAACCAGGCATGAAAGCCCTGACCGGCAAAGTGGCAAAATCTCTTTTTTTGAAGTAAGTTTCAACCCCATTTATAAACAGGCCAAGGACGAGATAATTGGCGTGGGTTGCTTTGCCAGGGATATAACCGAAATGTTAAGAACCGAGGAGGCACTGCTTGACCAAAATGAGCGTTTGAGAAACATCGCTTCGCTTAGCTCGCACGAATTGCGCCGCCCGGTTGCCAGCATGCTTGGGTTAATGAATATTATGGATTATGAGAACTTCAGCAATCCCGAGAACGAGCAAATTATCAAGCATTTGTTCACCGTCACCCAGGAAATAGACGAGGTTATCCGCCTGATCGTTAATAAAACGTTTATCGACAATAAGTTTTCGTTATAG